CTTCACGGGGCCTCGGTCGAATTCAGCGAATACCGAGCCTATTCGCCTGGTGATGATCCACGAGGACTGGACTGGAAACTGTTCGCTCGCACGGACCGCTACTACATCAAGAAATTCGAGGACGAAACCAACCGACGCTGCTACTTGTTGGTCGACCAAAGCCAGTCGATGGGTTACGGGTCGCTCGAATACACCAAAATGGAATACGCGAGAACGTTGGCCGCCACGCTTGCATACTTCCTGACCCTGCAACGCGACCATGTTGGCCTGATGACGTTCGACGAAGCGATCGCGGATGTGGTTCCGGCTCGCAGTCGGGTTGGCCACCTGCGTCAGATCCTCGCCTGCTTGGCACGTCCGACATCGGGATCCGGAACGGACCTCAACGGACCGATCTCTCAAATCGCCGCGATCACCCGCAGGCGAGGTTTGGTGGTGTTGATCAGCGACATGCTCTCGCCAACGGAGGACCTGCAACGTTCCCTCGCGCTGCTGCGTTCGCGACAACATGAAGTGATCGTCCTGCGGATCCTGGATCCCAACGAAGTACAGCTCTCGGTGGACGAATCCAAGGTTTTGGTGGACATGGAAACCGGACGCAAAATCCAGGTCGATCCCGATGCAACTCGCAAAGCCTACCAATCCGCGTTCCAAGAACACGCCGAGGCAGTGGAATCGATTTGCAATGCCGTGGGCGCAGCGATTTACACCAGCACCACCGACCGCCCACTGCAAGAATCGCTGTCTGATTTTGTCTCCGCCCATCAACGACGCGCCGTCGGCGCCAGTCGATCGGGCATGCTGAGCTCGGGAGGCACGTCCGGATGAGCATGCTTGCCCCATTCTTTCTCGCTGGTGCATTGGCCGTCGCCGCACCGATCTTGTTTCACCTGATTCGGCAGCAACCCAAGGGTGCCGTGCCATTCAGCTCGGTGATGTTCCTTAGAGAGGTTCCACCGAAACTGACCCGCCGCAGTCGCCTGGATCAGTGGCCGTTGTTGCTCCTGCGAGCCTTGGCGTTGCTGTTGTTGGCCGCTGCCTTCGCCAGACCGTTCCTTCGCGGCGCTGCCGACCAGCTCAACAACACCCCTGTCCGGCGAATCGCGATTTTGATTGATCGCAGCGCCAGCATGCAGCGAGAAGATTTGTGGGCCCAAGCGATCCAAAAGGCCGAAGCGGTCCTCACCGACCTCTCCGCTCAAGACCAATTCGCGGTGTTCGTCTTCGACACCCAAACCGATCGCATCTGGGAAACATCGCAAGCAGCGACGTCCGATGAACGTCAAAGTGCACTCGCTCTGCAGGCTCTGACGGAGCTTCAACCCACCTGGCGAGCGACCGACCTGGGCGCGGCGCTTCGCGAAGCAGCCGACTGGGCTCAGTGGCCGACCGAACCACGAACACCAGGGGAAGATGACTCCGAACCTGTGTCCCGCAATCAGCCACCAGGCCCCGCCAACATCGTGCTGATCTCTGATTTGCAAGACGGATCCAAAATCGATGCGTTGCAGCAAAACACGTGGCCCGAACAAGTCAGCTTGGACATCCGCCGCGTCGTTCCAAACGCGAAAGGCAACGCCACAGCGATCGTGATGAACGATCAGACACTCGACAATCTGCAAACATCGACGGTCGCCGACTCCGATCGCAAGCTTCCAGTTCGGGTCGTCAATTCCAAACTCGCCTCACAGTTCGACCTGACGCTGCAATGGAAAGACGCCAGCGACAAGCAAACGATTCAGATCGAAGCCGATGCGACGCAGATTGTCCGCCTGGCTCCGCCCGCGGACACCGCCACTTCGATTGTGTTGTCCGGCGACGATTCCCCGTTCGACAACACGGTCCACTGGGTCGCACCGGAAAAGCGATCGTATCGACTGCTGCACGTTGGAACGCCCCAAGACGACCCACGTGAGAGTTTGTTTTACTACCTCGAGCGAGTTCCGCTCGACAACGCGACCCGATCAGTCTCCATCGAATCCGTCGAGACAGCGCAATTGCCATCTGACTTGGATCCTCGTGAATGCCCGTTGGTTGTGGTCGGCGACGTCGCCAACACCGATGCGTTCACGAACGCGATTCAAACCTACACGGAAGCGGGTGGCCGGGTGTTGTTCGTGATGGATGCTTCCGACGATGCGTCCGATGTATTGGCCTGCATTGAAACCATCACCAACGACAAGTCGCTCTCTGCCAAAGAAGCATCCGTCGAGGACTACGCCATGTGGTCGCGAGTTGATTTTTCGTCGCCCTTGTTCGCTTCGATGGCAGACCCACAATTCAACGATTTCAGCAAGATTCAATTTTGGAAACACCGCGACGTTTCCGGATTGGAAGAAGCGGACTGGAACATTTTGGCGACCTTCGATTCCGGTGCCCCAGCATTGGCTCAATCCGGCAACGTTTGGTTGCTCACAACAGGCTGGCAACCCTCATCAAGCCAACTGGCACTGTCGACCAAGTTCATTCCGCTGATGGCCCAATTGTTCGCTGGCAATGAAAGAGCCGCATCCTACGTGGCAGGTCATGTGGTGGGGACGCCGCTGCCATGGCCACCCGTCGAAGGTGCCGAACTGGTTCGCTCAGACGGTGAATCCTCGCCTTACGAAAAATCCTCGGACGCGAATTTCATCGATCGTCCGGGGGTGCATCAACTGAAACTGCCCAACGAAGACCCGATCACGTTTGCGAGCAACCTGGCCGAGTCAGAGAGCCAAACCGACGCGATGGACGAAGACACGCTCGAACGATTGGGCATCGGACTGGGTGAAGCCGCCACGACTGAGAAACTGACTCAAGCGACTCTGCAACTTCGAGATCGTGAATTGGAAAGCAACCAACGTTTGTGGCAATGGTTGTTGCTCGCCGCGATTGGGATGTTGGTGATTGAAACCCTTTGGGGAGGACGCTATGCGAAACGAATTGCTTGACTGCATCGATCCCGTGATTCGTCGAATGCGACGACTGCGATTCTGGCAATCACTCGGCTGGCTGGCGTGGACCATCGCGCTGATCGTCCTCCTTTGGCTCGTGTGGACTCAGCGAACGTTTGCATTCCTATCGTCGATGACGCTTTCGACCTCGTCGCTTTCCACGTCTGTCGCGATCGTGTCGACATTAGTGATCGCGATGTTGGTTTGCTTGATTGCTGCTCGCTTGCGAATTCGAAACGTCCAATCCGTCGCTCGAAGAATCGAACATCGATACCCGGATCTGGACCAGCGTCTGATCACCGCCGTCGATGATTCGGTTGCCAAGCAGCCCGACAACTATCTGAATCAACGTGTGATGCGAGAGGCACGCGAACACGCCCGTCGCAACGATTGGCCAGATGTCGTGTCGTCACGTTGGCTGTGGGTCAACCGACTGTTTGGATTGTCGGGAACGCTGGCGACGCTCGCCTTGGCCTCCTTCTTTCTCCTGGCCGAACCAGACTCATCAGCCAAAGCGTCATCCGTTGTGCTGCCCAAACCCGACGTGGTGATCCAACCCGGCAGCACCGAAATTGAACGCGGCACGAACTTATTGGTGACGGCGGAATTCCAAGCCGATTGGATCGATCGTCAATCCGCGGTGGAACCCGAACTCGTCCTCACGGCGATCGACAATCAACCAGTCGCAAATGCGACAGACGCCGAAACGATCGCAGAAGATCAAGCTGAACCGCGTGTTGCACGACTGCCTATGCGGCGAAGCATGGCTGACCCGATCTGGGGCGGTTTGGTTCCGGAGGTCGACGAGTCCTTCACTTACCGAGTCGCACTGCCTCATTGGTCAAGCGAAGAATACCGGGTCGAAGTGTTCGAATACCCGGCCGTCACCCGAAGCGATGCAGAGATCGACTACCCCGAGTTCACCGGGCTCGAGAGCCGCCGCATCGAAGACACCGTGCGAGTCTCGGTGGCCAAGGGCAGCGAAGTCACATGGTGGGTTCGCGTCAACAAACCAATCACGTCAGCCCGACTCTTACCCAAGCCATACAAGAAAAACGAAGAACACTACGAAGACGCTTCTCCACTGGAACTGACCCAAGACCGCGAGCGTCCTCTGTGGTGGTCCGTCGCGATCCAAGTGGAAGAGAGCCAGCGATACGACGTGGAACTGAAAGACGAAAAAGATCGCTCGAACCAGTCATCGACTCAGCTCATCGTTCGAATGCTTCCCAATCAGTCGGCCAAAATCCGGCCGACTATCGGCGGCGACGTTTCTGTTTCTGCTCTCGAAGAGTTTCTCATCGCCGCGGAAGTTCGGGACGATCACGGGCTTGCTCGCGCAGGCGTCTCACTGACGTTCGCCGGCAAACCGCCGCAAGACATCGTGTTGGCCGAAAACATCGCCGCCAATCAAAAGCAAACGATCCAGCATATGGTCGACATGGAATCGCTCGAGGCGAAACCCGACGATCTGCTGTCGTATTCCTTCTGGGCCGAGGACAAGGTCGCTGGTGAATCCTCTGAGACCGAAGTCCGTCGCACACAGAGTGATCTGTACTTTGCCGAAGTCCGACGTTTCGAAGATATCTTTCGTGAGGGCGATCCCCAAGCCAGCCAACCTTCCGAACCGTCTGAACCAAGCGAACAAGAACAACAAGCCGAAGAGCTGATTGAAACACAAAAGCAAATCATCCAGGCCACCTGGAAACTACTGCAATCGACCGTTCGGTGGAACGAGCAAACGACAGCGGACGTTCGTGTGATCGCTGACTCGCAACAAGACCTCATCGCTCAATTGGACGAACTGGCTCAAGAGCTCACCGAAGACGAAGCCAAAAAGCACGCAGCCAACGTCCGCCGATCGATGCAGTCCGCCGATAGGGAATTGAACAGAGCGATCGAGACAAGCGACCGTGAACCATTGTCTGCTGCCGTGGTCGCGGAACCATCCGCATACGCCGGTCTGCTTCGGATGCGAGCCAGTGAATTCGAGGTCACGCAGTCTCAACAACAGCAACCCAGCCAAGGCTCCGCGGGCCAGCAACGCAAGCATCAACAACTCGACGAACTGGAACTGGATCAAGAAGAGGACCGTTACGAAACGCAGCAACAAGCTCAGATGACGCCGGAGCAGCAAGCTCAACGTGAGACGCGTCAGGTTCTCAGCCGGTTGAGTGAACTGGCTCGTCGCCAACAAGACCTCAACGAGGAACTCGCACAACTTCAGTCCGCATTGCAACTGGCGGACGACGAAGAGGAAAAGGAAGAACTCCGCCGCCAACTCGAACGTCTGCGAGAACAGCAACAAGACATGCTTCGTCAGACCGACGAACTGATGGAACGCATGAACTCACCCGAGAACGCGTCCAACATGCAGGAAGCCAGCGAGCAACTTGAAGAAACGCGAGAAAACATTCGTGAGGCGGGCGAAGCGATGGAACAGCAGGACGCCGCGAAAGCGCTGTCCAGTGGCAAACGTGCCGAACGTGAACTGGAATCCGTCCGCGAAGAAATTCGCGAACAGGCTGCGGGTCAGTTCAACGAAGCGATGCAGTCGATGCGAGACCGGGCTCGCGACCTGAACACGCAACAACAGGAACTCGAAGAAAAACTCTCTGAGATGGATGCCCCCAGCGAATCGCCGGGACTGCGTTCCAGCGGCGGTCGTGAAGAGCTGACAGACGCTCTCACCGAGCAACGTGAATCGTTGGGCGAACTGATGGAAAGCATCGAGGAAGTCGTCCAAGACGCGGAAGAGTCGGAACCGCTGCTCGCGCAAAACCTCTACGATGCGTTTCGCGAAACACAACAGCGCCGGGCCGAAGAGCGACTTGACGCTGCCAGCCAACTTCTTCAGCGCGGCTTTGAACCGCAGTCCCAGCAGATGGCCGGGCAAGCCGGAGACGCGATCGAAGAGTTGAGCGAGCAAATTGAGGCGGCCGCCGAAAGCGTGCTGGGCAACGAATCGGAAGCATTGCAACGTGCCGCCAACCTGGCCGAGCAATTGGAATCCGCCGTGGACGACGAAGTCCAACAAGCACGCTCTGACGAACCAAACGAGGAAGGGCAGGGCAGAGCAAGCCAGAATCAAGAAGGCGAATCAGGAGAAAACCAACCGGGACAAACCCCGGAGAGCCAAGCTGGTGACCAACCCGGTGGCCAGCCAGGCAGCCAATCACCCGAAGGTGAAGAACCCAGCGAAGAAAACCAGCCCGGCCAAGGCGGAACGGGTCAACCGCAAGGTGAACAACCACCCGGTGAGCAATCAAACGGCAACCCACCACCGGGCGAGCAATCACCCAGCGAATCGGAAGGTGGCCAACCGTCGGAGTCAGGCTCGCCATCGGAGTCAGGCTCGCCATCCCAATCCAGCTCGCCAGGGCAGGGTGGGGCAGGGCAGGGCGGCCAACCTCAAGATGGGCAGCCCCAAGAAGGGCCCGCACAAGGTGAACCTTCGGAAAGCGGCGAAACGCCGGGGTCCTCCGAGCGTCCTCAAGGGCCTCCCGGACTTCGCCCCAGCTCTCAATCCCAACCTGGTCAAGCACAGCAAGGCCAATCGCAATCACCTTCCATGAACCCCAGCCAGGGTGAACGTAGTGGCGCTAATCCAAGTGCCGCCCAAGCACCATCGTCACCGAGCAACTTCACATCGCCTCTCACCGGCGAAGGTTTTCGTGAATGGTCCGATGGTTTGCGTGACATCGAGGAAATGGTCTCCGATCCCGAGCTCCGCTCGCGAGCCACGCGGATTCGAGAGCGAGCCCGCGACATGCGTGAGGAAATTCGGCGTGAATCCAAACCGCCTCAGTGGGACTTGGTGGAAGAGATGATTGTGGAGCCCATGCGAGAACTCAAACGCGATCTCGCTGAGGAATACATGCGGCGCAGTGCCAAGAAACAATCCCTGGTTCCGATCGATCGCGATCCCGTTCCGGATCAATACTCCGAAGCCGTGCGACGTTACTACGAACGAATCGGGAGTGGGCTTTGAACGACGCTCTCAACTCGTCTGACAACTGGACCCAGCATTTGGTTTGGGGTGCACCGGAGTGGATCGTCCCCGCCGCGATCCTCGCGGTCGTGCTCGCCGCTGCGATTGGCTGGTCCTACACCCGATCTCGCGCGTCCACCCCGATTCGCGTGCTCGCGGCCACACTGAAACTGATCGCCGTTGCGTTGATGCTGCTGTGCCTGCTCCAGCCGATGTGGCGAGGCGAGCGACCTCGTCCGCAAGCCAACCTGTTTCCGATTCTGGTCGACACCAGCCAGAGCATGCAGCTTCAAGACGTCGACGAAGAACTTTCCCGCGGCCAAAAGTTTGCCGGCGCACTCGCATCGGACTCCGACTGGCGAGCCCGCCTGGAACAAACCTTCGACGTGCGTCTGTTTGGCACCGATTCGCGATTGAGCCGACTCGCTGACATCGAAACGCTCGAATTCAGCGGCACCCAGTCATCCTTACAAACGTCGATCGCTGCCTTGTCCCAGCGACTCGAGGGACGCCCCGTCGCAGGTGCGTTTCTCTTCAGTGATGGCAACCTCACCGACGCCGCTTCCGAAGCAATCACCAGCACGGATTCTCCCTTTCCAATTTTCCCCGTGCTGCCCGACCGTCCAACCACACCGACTGATTTGCGACTCGAACGAGTCAGCGTGACTCAAAGTGATTTCGAGACGTCGCCGATGACGGTGCGTGCCGATTTGATGGCGACCGGAATCGAGGACCAAGAGGTCGTTGTCCAATTGCTGAACGCATCCGGAACGTCCATCGAAGAGAAAACGGTGACGATTGAAAAAGAAGGTGAACTGCAATCGGTGACCTTCCGTTTTCGCCCGGAACAATCGGGAACGCAGTTCTATCGCGTGCTGGCTTTCGCTCCCTCCCAACGCAAATCGATTCGGTCGCAAATCGATGAACGCAACGCTTGGCTAGAAGGATCCTCCGGCGATGAAGCCACCCTGCGAAACAACCAGCGTTGGATCGACGTTCAACCGCGGCGCGGACCATTTCGAATCCTGTACTTGGCCGGGCGTCCCAATTGGGAATTCAAATTCCTCCGGCGTGCACTACAGAGTGACGCTGAAACGCAGCTTGTGGGGCTGCTGCGAATCGCCGACAAAGAACGCAAATTCAACTTCCGCGACAAGAGTGTGAACACGAGCAACCCGTTGTTCGCTGGATTGGGTGACGACGAAGAGGAAACCCGCGAGCAGTACGACGAAACCGTGATGATTCGCTTGGGCGTCAAAGAATCCGAAGAGCTCAGCAAGGGGTTCCCCGAAACGTCCGAGGAACTGTTTGCCTATCACGGAATCATTTTGGATGACATCGAACCCGAGTTTTTCACGCAGGATCAGATGCTGCTTCTGCGGCAATTCGTGAGCTTGCGTGGTGGCGGTTTGCTGATGCTGGGAGGCCAAGAATCATTCAACGATGATTCCTTTGGGAAGACACCTCTGGGCGAGCTTTCCCCCGTTTATGCCCCGCGAAATCGGCCCGATCAACCGGCTCCCGCTGGCAATTGGTCGATCACGCGAGAGGGTTTGCTGCAGCCCTGGCAGCGACTCCGCGAAACCGAAGCCGCTGAAAAACTGCGACTTTCAAAGATGCCACCGTTTCAAGTCACCCATGAAGTGGGCGACATCAAACCAGGGGCGATCGAACTGGCTCAGTTGAAAACGCAATCCGGCCAGTCGGCTCCCGCATTCATCACTCAGCGATTTGGCAAAGGGCGGACCGCAGCCATGCCGATCGGCGACTTCTGGCGTTGGTCAATGCGAAAGAACCAGCAGGACAACTCCGCTGAAGTCAACGACGACCCCGCCCAGGCTTGGCGTCAGATGGCCCGTTGGCTGGTCGGAGAAGTGCCTCGCCGAGTGGAACTGGCCATCCAACCGGACAGCTCAACCGGATCCACCGACTTGCGAGTCCTGGTACGAGATGAATCTTACCTGCCGATGGAAAACGCAACCGTCACACTCAATGTGACCGGCGAAGATGGCGTCGCGATCCCACTCACCGCTCGGCCGGATGCGGACGAACTGGGAACGTACACCACCACGTTTGTTTCTCGCGAATCCGGTCGGTTCATGGTTTCAGCCGATGTGAAAGCGGCCGACCAGAGCTTCATCGGAAACGACGAAGGAGGCTGGGTCAGCGATCCCGGCATGGAGGAGACTCAGCGGTTGGCGTGGAACGAAAACTGGCTGAATCAGTTGGCCAAGTCCACCGGCGGCGAAGTCCTGCGAGTCTCAGACCTTGGCGACTTTGTCAGCGACCTTCCCAACCGAGAAATACCAGTGACGGAAACTTGGGTCTATCCTCTTTGGCACCAAACATGGGTGATGGTACTCGCGATGGCATGCCTCTGCGGCGAATGGGGACTTCGACGATGGAAAGGACTCGCATGAGTGACCGATTGAAAATGCTTCGTGGAAAACACTGGGCCAAACTGGGCATCGCGACCGTACTGTGCTTGCCCACGTCGACGATGGGCTGGGGACAAGACGCACCGGCGGTGGATCCAAGCACATCCTCCGAAGTGAGCCAGGATTCGAATCCCGCTGATTTGAAAGACAGCGAGCTCGTTCGCGGCGATCTGATTGTGGTCGTCGGCGCGGCGGGCGAAGAAACGTACGAGCCCGTCTTCCTCGAGTGGTCCAACACGTGGATGCAGCTTGGGA
The nucleotide sequence above comes from Rhodopirellula bahusiensis. Encoded proteins:
- a CDS encoding DUF58 domain-containing protein, whose product is MSWFQRQTRSSRKATNGSTGTFQGNSSKPSRATASSADSTGETAASMDPHALMRIKNLQLRSKLVVEGFFGGLHRSPLHGASVEFSEYRAYSPGDDPRGLDWKLFARTDRYYIKKFEDETNRRCYLLVDQSQSMGYGSLEYTKMEYARTLAATLAYFLTLQRDHVGLMTFDEAIADVVPARSRVGHLRQILACLARPTSGSGTDLNGPISQIAAITRRRGLVVLISDMLSPTEDLQRSLALLRSRQHEVIVLRILDPNEVQLSVDESKVLVDMETGRKIQVDPDATRKAYQSAFQEHAEAVESICNAVGAAIYTSTTDRPLQESLSDFVSAHQRRAVGASRSGMLSSGGTSG
- a CDS encoding BatA domain-containing protein, with protein sequence MSMLAPFFLAGALAVAAPILFHLIRQQPKGAVPFSSVMFLREVPPKLTRRSRLDQWPLLLLRALALLLLAAAFARPFLRGAADQLNNTPVRRIAILIDRSASMQREDLWAQAIQKAEAVLTDLSAQDQFAVFVFDTQTDRIWETSQAATSDERQSALALQALTELQPTWRATDLGAALREAADWAQWPTEPRTPGEDDSEPVSRNQPPGPANIVLISDLQDGSKIDALQQNTWPEQVSLDIRRVVPNAKGNATAIVMNDQTLDNLQTSTVADSDRKLPVRVVNSKLASQFDLTLQWKDASDKQTIQIEADATQIVRLAPPADTATSIVLSGDDSPFDNTVHWVAPEKRSYRLLHVGTPQDDPRESLFYYLERVPLDNATRSVSIESVETAQLPSDLDPRECPLVVVGDVANTDAFTNAIQTYTEAGGRVLFVMDASDDASDVLACIETITNDKSLSAKEASVEDYAMWSRVDFSSPLFASMADPQFNDFSKIQFWKHRDVSGLEEADWNILATFDSGAPALAQSGNVWLLTTGWQPSSSQLALSTKFIPLMAQLFAGNERAASYVAGHVVGTPLPWPPVEGAELVRSDGESSPYEKSSDANFIDRPGVHQLKLPNEDPITFASNLAESESQTDAMDEDTLERLGIGLGEAATTEKLTQATLQLRDRELESNQRLWQWLLLAAIGMLVIETLWGGRYAKRIA
- a CDS encoding coiled-coil domain-containing protein translates to MRNELLDCIDPVIRRMRRLRFWQSLGWLAWTIALIVLLWLVWTQRTFAFLSSMTLSTSSLSTSVAIVSTLVIAMLVCLIAARLRIRNVQSVARRIEHRYPDLDQRLITAVDDSVAKQPDNYLNQRVMREAREHARRNDWPDVVSSRWLWVNRLFGLSGTLATLALASFFLLAEPDSSAKASSVVLPKPDVVIQPGSTEIERGTNLLVTAEFQADWIDRQSAVEPELVLTAIDNQPVANATDAETIAEDQAEPRVARLPMRRSMADPIWGGLVPEVDESFTYRVALPHWSSEEYRVEVFEYPAVTRSDAEIDYPEFTGLESRRIEDTVRVSVAKGSEVTWWVRVNKPITSARLLPKPYKKNEEHYEDASPLELTQDRERPLWWSVAIQVEESQRYDVELKDEKDRSNQSSTQLIVRMLPNQSAKIRPTIGGDVSVSALEEFLIAAEVRDDHGLARAGVSLTFAGKPPQDIVLAENIAANQKQTIQHMVDMESLEAKPDDLLSYSFWAEDKVAGESSETEVRRTQSDLYFAEVRRFEDIFREGDPQASQPSEPSEPSEQEQQAEELIETQKQIIQATWKLLQSTVRWNEQTTADVRVIADSQQDLIAQLDELAQELTEDEAKKHAANVRRSMQSADRELNRAIETSDREPLSAAVVAEPSAYAGLLRMRASEFEVTQSQQQQPSQGSAGQQRKHQQLDELELDQEEDRYETQQQAQMTPEQQAQRETRQVLSRLSELARRQQDLNEELAQLQSALQLADDEEEKEELRRQLERLREQQQDMLRQTDELMERMNSPENASNMQEASEQLEETRENIREAGEAMEQQDAAKALSSGKRAERELESVREEIREQAAGQFNEAMQSMRDRARDLNTQQQELEEKLSEMDAPSESPGLRSSGGREELTDALTEQRESLGELMESIEEVVQDAEESEPLLAQNLYDAFRETQQRRAEERLDAASQLLQRGFEPQSQQMAGQAGDAIEELSEQIEAAAESVLGNESEALQRAANLAEQLESAVDDEVQQARSDEPNEEGQGRASQNQEGESGENQPGQTPESQAGDQPGGQPGSQSPEGEEPSEENQPGQGGTGQPQGEQPPGEQSNGNPPPGEQSPSESEGGQPSESGSPSESGSPSQSSSPGQGGAGQGGQPQDGQPQEGPAQGEPSESGETPGSSERPQGPPGLRPSSQSQPGQAQQGQSQSPSMNPSQGERSGANPSAAQAPSSPSNFTSPLTGEGFREWSDGLRDIEEMVSDPELRSRATRIRERARDMREEIRRESKPPQWDLVEEMIVEPMRELKRDLAEEYMRRSAKKQSLVPIDRDPVPDQYSEAVRRYYERIGSGL
- a CDS encoding Ig-like domain-containing protein — translated: MNDALNSSDNWTQHLVWGAPEWIVPAAILAVVLAAAIGWSYTRSRASTPIRVLAATLKLIAVALMLLCLLQPMWRGERPRPQANLFPILVDTSQSMQLQDVDEELSRGQKFAGALASDSDWRARLEQTFDVRLFGTDSRLSRLADIETLEFSGTQSSLQTSIAALSQRLEGRPVAGAFLFSDGNLTDAASEAITSTDSPFPIFPVLPDRPTTPTDLRLERVSVTQSDFETSPMTVRADLMATGIEDQEVVVQLLNASGTSIEEKTVTIEKEGELQSVTFRFRPEQSGTQFYRVLAFAPSQRKSIRSQIDERNAWLEGSSGDEATLRNNQRWIDVQPRRGPFRILYLAGRPNWEFKFLRRALQSDAETQLVGLLRIADKERKFNFRDKSVNTSNPLFAGLGDDEEETREQYDETVMIRLGVKESEELSKGFPETSEELFAYHGIILDDIEPEFFTQDQMLLLRQFVSLRGGGLLMLGGQESFNDDSFGKTPLGELSPVYAPRNRPDQPAPAGNWSITREGLLQPWQRLRETEAAEKLRLSKMPPFQVTHEVGDIKPGAIELAQLKTQSGQSAPAFITQRFGKGRTAAMPIGDFWRWSMRKNQQDNSAEVNDDPAQAWRQMARWLVGEVPRRVELAIQPDSSTGSTDLRVLVRDESYLPMENATVTLNVTGEDGVAIPLTARPDADELGTYTTTFVSRESGRFMVSADVKAADQSFIGNDEGGWVSDPGMEETQRLAWNENWLNQLAKSTGGEVLRVSDLGDFVSDLPNREIPVTETWVYPLWHQTWVMVLAMACLCGEWGLRRWKGLA